The stretch of DNA GGTTCTGCATGAACCTCGCCTTCTGGCCCTTCATCCTCGGCGGCGACACCGCCCTGTCCTACGTGCCGGGTGCGGCGGTGCTCGAGAACCTCCACCGCTTCGTCCTCTACACGGTCGCCACCTCGTCGCTCGGCTGGGACACCGGGCGGGCGATCACCAACGCGGTCGCGATCCTCCTCGTCGGGCCGGCCGTGCTGGGCGCCCTCCGGCGCGCGTCGCGTCGCGCCGCGTTCGATGCGACCCCGGCGTTCGAGCCGTCGGCTGCCACGGGTGCGGCGCGGTGATCGGGCGACGACCGGCGGATCGCGCAGATCCTCGCCGTCATGCGAGGGAGGTCCGGATCGTGCACCAGCCTCCCCGCGCCGCGCACCGATCCCCCGACGTAGGCTGACGGGTCGACCCCGCGACCGACCGCTCCCTGGCCATGCGACACCTCACCCCCCTCCGCGCCCTCGCCCTCCTCATGTCGACGACCCTCGCGCTCGCCGGCTGCGGCGGCTCCGGTGGTGGTCTCGACGTGTCGGTGACCGACGCCCGCAGCCCGGTCGTGGCGGGCACCAGCACCGCCGCGGTGTACCTCGACATCACCAACGACGGTGATGACGACGTGGTCCTCACCGGCGTGTCGAGCGACGCGGCGACCGAGGTGGTGCTGCACCACACCGCCATCGGCGAGGACGGGGCGGTGACGAT from Euzebya sp. encodes:
- a CDS encoding copper chaperone PCu(A)C, with amino-acid sequence MRHLTPLRALALLMSTTLALAGCGGSGGGLDVSVTDARSPVVAGTSTAAVYLDITNDGDDDVVLTGVSSDAATEVVLHHTAIGEDGAVTMSMADELVIPAGGTATLTEGGDHIMLIDPEPRAVGDTLELTLHFGDEAVSVEVPATDLLDAG